Sequence from the Bacteroidota bacterium genome:
CTCGTTACCGGCCTTGAGATCGGGTTCATCGGTCAACCGGACATAGGTGATCGTGTCGGTCGCGGCAGTCATCATCACCGGGCGGGCCGGCCTGCCCGACATGGCTAACAGTCTCGCCGGAGTGACTTCGGGCCGCACACTGTAGTACGGGGAGTGATACTCCGGCAACACACCTAGAAAGCGATGTTCGGCGCTGCCGACGCGGACATAGTTCGGATCCATCTCCTGGCGGTACTGGTCGACCTGCGAGTATCCGATGTCGAAGACGTGGTAGTACAGCATGTAGACCACGCCCCAGACGATGGTGAAATAAAAGAGGTAGAGCCACCACCGGGGGAGGTTGTTGTCGAGCTCGTGAATGCCGTCGTAATCGTGATCGAGCAGT
This genomic interval carries:
- a CDS encoding c-type cytochrome — its product is MAEYEDKLLDHDYDGIHELDNNLPRWWLYLFYFTIVWGVVYMLYYHVFDIGYSQVDQYRQEMDPNYVRVGSAEHRFLGVLPEYHSPYYSVRPEVTPARLLAMSGRPARPVMMTAATDTITYVRLTDEPDLKAGNEIFVKNCAQCHGDQGQGGIGPNLTDKYWIHGTDYGTIVRSVKYGYPAKGMIPWLGTLSEEQAMKVASFVYTLRGTNPPNPKPPQGDLIAE